One Egicoccus halophilus genomic region harbors:
- a CDS encoding IclR family transcriptional regulator — MGGDQVPGATRALAVLRYLASQPRPVPASAITRALELPRSTTYHLLAALERERFVTRLPEERRYALGVAAFEIGSAYLRHAGLERLARPLLATLVEQAGETGHLGVLDGRETLYLLEHRSPVGDVLVTDVGVRLPAHLTASGRALLSWLPRAQLTALFPTSAALSRRTDRGPGSLAALRRLLTADRARGWAEEDGEVTDGFASVAAAAFDHAARPVAAFAVTFRDRRHDAASRRALASLVSAQAATLTSRLGGSAPGDAP, encoded by the coding sequence GTGGGTGGCGACCAGGTCCCGGGCGCGACGCGGGCGTTGGCCGTGCTGCGCTACCTCGCCTCACAGCCACGGCCGGTCCCCGCGTCGGCGATCACCCGGGCACTCGAACTCCCGCGGTCGACCACCTACCACCTGTTGGCGGCGCTCGAACGCGAACGATTCGTGACCCGCCTGCCCGAGGAGCGTCGCTACGCACTCGGGGTCGCGGCCTTCGAGATCGGGTCCGCCTACCTGCGCCACGCGGGGCTCGAACGGCTCGCCCGGCCGTTGCTGGCGACGTTGGTCGAGCAGGCCGGGGAGACCGGCCACCTCGGCGTGCTCGACGGTCGCGAGACGCTGTATTTGCTCGAGCACCGTTCGCCGGTCGGTGACGTGCTCGTGACCGACGTCGGCGTCCGCCTCCCGGCGCACCTGACGGCGTCGGGACGGGCCCTGCTGTCGTGGTTGCCGCGGGCGCAGTTGACCGCGCTGTTCCCGACCAGCGCGGCACTGTCGCGACGCACGGATCGGGGGCCGGGCTCGCTGGCGGCCCTGCGTCGGCTGCTCACGGCCGACCGCGCCCGCGGTTGGGCCGAGGAGGACGGTGAGGTGACCGACGGGTTCGCCTCGGTGGCCGCCGCGGCGTTCGACCATGCCGCCCGCCCGGTCGCGGCGTTCGCCGTCACGTTCCGCGACCGGCGCCACGACGCCGCCTCGCGGCGCGCCCTGGCGTCGCTCGTGTCGGCGCAGGCGGCCACGCTCACCTCGCGCCTCGGTGGCAGCGCACCCGGCGACGCCCCGTGA
- the aspA gene encoding aspartate ammonia-lyase, with protein MEHRIEEDLLGPRKVPADAYYGVHTLRAIENFTISTTTINDLPQFIRAMVEVKKASALANRDLRVLPHDIANAIIAACNRILDEGRCMDQFPVDVFQGGAGTSVNMNTNEVVANLALELLGYAKGRYDVIHPNDHVNKSQSTNDAYPTGFRIAVHRRVQILVAAISELADAFEAKGEEFDGILKMGRTQLQDAVPMTLGQEFRGFATTLREEIRTLRRVSLLLLEVNLGATAIGTGLNTPDGYARVAANRLAEVTGLPIVSSVDLVEATSDNGAYVAVHAAAKRAAVKLSKICNDLRLLSSGPRAGLNEINLPELQAGSSIMPAKVNPVVPEVVNQVCFKVVGNDVTITMAAEAGQLQLNVMEPGLAQSMFESFKLLTNACHNLRERCVIGITANPEVCEAHVLHSIGIVTYLNEVIGHHNGDLVGAACARTGRSVREVVLEMGLLDEADLDRLLSPENLLRPRYPGRRYEEGERGLPSEPVLV; from the coding sequence ATGGAACACCGCATCGAGGAGGACCTGCTCGGTCCCCGCAAGGTTCCCGCCGACGCCTACTACGGCGTCCACACGCTGAGGGCGATCGAGAACTTCACGATCAGCACGACGACCATCAACGACCTGCCGCAGTTCATCCGCGCCATGGTCGAGGTCAAGAAGGCGTCCGCACTCGCCAACCGCGACCTGCGGGTGCTGCCGCACGACATCGCCAACGCGATCATCGCGGCCTGCAACCGGATCCTCGACGAGGGCCGCTGCATGGACCAGTTCCCGGTCGACGTCTTCCAGGGCGGCGCCGGCACCTCGGTGAACATGAACACCAACGAGGTGGTGGCCAATCTCGCACTCGAGCTGCTCGGCTACGCCAAGGGGCGCTACGACGTCATCCACCCCAACGACCACGTCAACAAGTCGCAGTCGACCAACGACGCCTACCCGACCGGCTTCCGCATCGCCGTGCACCGGCGGGTGCAGATCCTCGTCGCCGCGATCAGCGAGCTCGCCGACGCCTTCGAGGCCAAGGGCGAGGAGTTCGACGGCATCCTCAAGATGGGGCGGACCCAGCTCCAGGACGCGGTGCCGATGACGCTCGGTCAGGAGTTCCGTGGCTTCGCCACCACCTTGCGCGAGGAGATCCGGACGCTGCGTCGCGTGTCGTTGCTGCTGCTCGAGGTCAACCTCGGCGCGACCGCGATCGGGACCGGCCTGAACACGCCCGACGGCTACGCCCGGGTCGCGGCCAACCGCCTCGCCGAGGTGACTGGCCTGCCGATCGTCTCGTCGGTCGACCTCGTCGAGGCCACCTCCGACAACGGTGCCTACGTCGCGGTCCACGCCGCCGCCAAGCGGGCCGCGGTGAAGCTGTCCAAGATCTGCAACGACCTGCGGCTGCTCTCGTCCGGTCCACGCGCCGGGCTCAACGAGATCAACCTGCCCGAGCTGCAGGCGGGTTCCTCGATCATGCCGGCGAAGGTCAACCCGGTCGTCCCCGAGGTGGTCAACCAGGTCTGCTTCAAGGTCGTCGGCAACGACGTGACCATCACCATGGCGGCCGAGGCCGGCCAGTTGCAGCTCAACGTGATGGAGCCCGGCCTGGCGCAGTCGATGTTCGAGTCGTTCAAGCTGCTGACCAACGCCTGCCACAACCTCCGCGAACGCTGCGTGATCGGCATCACCGCCAACCCCGAGGTGTGCGAGGCCCACGTCCTGCACTCGATCGGGATCGTCACCTATCTCAACGAGGTGATCGGCCACCACAACGGCGACCTGGTCGGTGCCGCCTGCGCCCGCACCGGCAGGAGCGTGCGCGAGGTCGTGCTCGAGATGGGACTGCTCGACGAGGCCGACCTCGACCGACTGCTCTCCCCGGAGAACCTGCTGCGGCCGCGCTACCCGGGCCGCCGCTACGAGGAGGGCGAGCGCGGTCTGCCGAGCGAGCCCGTCCTGGTCTGA
- a CDS encoding anaerobic C4-dicarboxylate transporter, which translates to MLALELLIVLGAIFIGARLGSIGIGLAGGIGVLLLGLIGVPVDQAAIPFDVIFIIMAVIAAISAMQVAGGMDYLVGVADRFLRKHPKQITLWAPIVTYFMTLFAGTGHTAFSTLPVIVEVAKENDIRPSKPLSIAVVASQMAITASPISAAVVFFASILEPQGVDYVQLLAIAVPSTLLAVVLTSFLANMLGKPLAKDPVYQERLAKGLVKATTSQQTAAGSRSLVGAGVGTGGVAGGDAGLGDDLPAVPDSPAALDRLPGANVGRTSVLLFLAGIVAVVAYATSISETVGLITEPTLPRNEAIITIMLTVGAVIAFLAKFDPAKILKSQVFQSGMSATVCILGVAWLGTTFVNARMDQIQALAGDVLSTRPWTLAVVLLFASALLYSQAATTKALMPAALALGVGPLGAIAAFPAVSALFILPTYPTLLAAVEMDDTGSTRIGKFVFNHPFLLPGLVNIALAVTFGFLIGSVVL; encoded by the coding sequence ATGTTGGCTCTCGAACTGCTCATCGTGCTGGGCGCCATCTTCATCGGCGCAAGGCTCGGCTCCATCGGCATCGGTCTCGCCGGCGGTATCGGCGTGCTGCTGCTCGGCCTGATCGGCGTGCCGGTCGACCAGGCGGCGATCCCCTTCGACGTCATCTTCATCATCATGGCCGTCATCGCGGCCATCTCCGCCATGCAGGTGGCGGGCGGCATGGACTACCTGGTCGGTGTGGCCGACCGGTTCCTGCGCAAGCACCCCAAGCAGATCACCCTGTGGGCCCCGATCGTCACCTACTTCATGACCCTGTTCGCGGGCACCGGTCACACCGCCTTCTCGACCCTGCCCGTCATCGTCGAGGTCGCCAAGGAGAACGACATCCGGCCGTCCAAGCCGCTGTCGATCGCGGTGGTCGCGTCACAGATGGCCATCACGGCCTCGCCGATCTCCGCCGCCGTGGTCTTCTTCGCCAGCATCCTCGAGCCGCAGGGCGTCGACTACGTGCAACTGCTGGCCATCGCGGTCCCCTCGACCCTGCTTGCCGTCGTGCTGACCTCGTTCCTCGCCAACATGCTGGGCAAGCCGCTGGCCAAGGACCCCGTCTACCAGGAGCGCCTCGCCAAGGGCCTGGTCAAGGCCACCACCTCGCAGCAGACCGCGGCCGGGTCCCGCAGCCTGGTCGGTGCCGGTGTGGGTACCGGTGGTGTCGCCGGCGGTGACGCCGGTCTGGGCGACGACCTGCCGGCCGTGCCCGACAGCCCCGCCGCCCTCGACCGTCTCCCGGGTGCCAACGTCGGCCGGACCTCGGTCCTGCTGTTCCTGGCCGGCATCGTCGCCGTGGTCGCCTACGCGACCTCGATCAGCGAGACCGTCGGGCTGATCACCGAGCCGACACTGCCGCGCAACGAGGCGATCATCACGATCATGCTGACCGTCGGCGCGGTCATCGCCTTCCTGGCCAAGTTCGACCCCGCCAAGATCCTCAAGTCGCAGGTGTTCCAGTCCGGCATGAGTGCCACCGTCTGCATCCTCGGTGTCGCCTGGCTCGGGACCACGTTCGTCAACGCCCGCATGGACCAGATCCAGGCCCTCGCCGGTGACGTGCTCTCGACCCGTCCGTGGACGCTCGCGGTCGTGCTGCTCTTCGCCTCGGCACTGTTGTACTCGCAGGCCGCGACGACCAAGGCCCTGATGCCGGCGGCCCTCGCGCTCGGTGTGGGCCCCCTGGGTGCCATCGCCGCCTTCCCGGCCGTGTCGGCGCTGTTCATCCTGCCGACCTACCCGACGCTGCTGGCGGCGGTCGAAATGGACGACACCGGCTCGACCCGCATCGGCAAGTTCGTCTTCAACCACCCGTTCCTCCTTCCGGGCCTGGTCAACATCGCCCTGGCCGTGACGTTCGGGTTCCTGATCGGCTCCGTCGTCCTCTGA
- a CDS encoding low molecular weight protein-tyrosine-phosphatase, producing MTEPSAAAGHRPLVLTVCLGNICRSPTAEAAIREVAAERGVDVEVRSAGTGDWHVGAPPDERMTAAAAAVDLVLDGAAEQVTAQHLADADLVVAMDRTNLGDLERLAERCGADTPIRLLRAYDPDSVASGELEVPDPYYGGPQGFEHVVSLCRAAAVGVVDHLTGERDDPGPR from the coding sequence GTGACCGAGCCGTCCGCCGCTGCCGGCCACCGCCCGCTGGTCCTCACCGTCTGCCTCGGCAACATCTGTCGCTCCCCGACCGCCGAGGCGGCGATCCGCGAGGTGGCCGCCGAACGCGGTGTGGACGTCGAGGTGCGCTCGGCAGGGACCGGGGACTGGCACGTGGGAGCCCCGCCCGACGAGCGCATGACCGCCGCGGCTGCCGCCGTGGATCTCGTGCTCGACGGGGCGGCCGAGCAGGTCACCGCCCAGCACCTCGCCGACGCCGACCTGGTCGTGGCGATGGACCGCACCAACCTCGGTGACCTCGAACGCCTGGCCGAGCGTTGCGGTGCGGACACGCCGATCCGGCTGCTGCGTGCCTACGACCCGGACAGCGTCGCGTCCGGCGAGCTCGAGGTCCCCGATCCGTACTACGGCGGGCCGCAGGGCTTCGAACACGTCGTGTCGCTGTGCCGGGCGGCGGCGGTCGGCGTCGTCGACCACCTCACGGGCGAGCGCGACGACCCCGGGCCACGCTGA
- a CDS encoding GAF domain-containing protein → MSDDGPPATDAPALAAYGRALRLLGELLDGPPPVEQMLHDLLAVALAATPGLAAATVTMISEEGDLVTAATTDDAARTVDQLEYELEQGPCVTALRTGEEQLVDDVHTDPRWPDFNRRAAELGFATVGGLPLIANGETLGALNVFGAHPSDLDEAVLATLRRLLPPLATSLARARAHRRYQRLLGEVVPTHGAPSAGE, encoded by the coding sequence ATGTCCGACGACGGTCCGCCCGCCACCGATGCTCCGGCACTGGCGGCCTACGGCCGTGCCCTTCGGCTGCTCGGGGAACTCCTCGACGGCCCCCCACCGGTCGAGCAGATGCTCCACGACCTGCTGGCGGTCGCACTGGCGGCGACGCCGGGACTGGCCGCCGCGACGGTCACGATGATCAGCGAGGAGGGCGACCTGGTGACGGCGGCGACCACCGACGACGCCGCCCGTACGGTCGACCAACTCGAGTACGAACTCGAGCAGGGTCCGTGCGTCACCGCGCTGCGCACGGGCGAGGAGCAACTGGTCGACGACGTGCACACCGATCCGCGGTGGCCGGACTTCAACCGGCGGGCGGCCGAGCTCGGTTTCGCCACGGTGGGCGGGTTGCCGCTGATCGCCAACGGCGAGACCCTGGGGGCACTCAACGTGTTCGGTGCGCATCCCAGCGACCTCGACGAGGCCGTGCTGGCGACCCTGCGCCGCCTGCTCCCCCCGCTCGCCACGTCCCTGGCCCGGGCCCGGGCCCACCGCCGCTACCAGCGGTTGCTGGGCGAGGTCGTCCCGACGCACGGAGCGCCGTCCGCCGGCGAGTGA
- a CDS encoding cation diffusion facilitator family transporter, protein MTTPVTTPSRAEALRRVRRYNHLTIGWNVVEGVVAIGAGVVAGSIGLIAFGLDSAVEVSTSLVLAWRLAQERRGGCMDRYDRRATKLIAACFAVLAAYVAFEAVGQLLDRQAPDVSVVGMALAAVSVVVMPLLARAKKQLGPVLGSQAVVSESRQTELCAWLSAVLLVGLGLNATLGWWWADPVAALALAGFATREAVGTWRAEGLEDTCCG, encoded by the coding sequence ATGACCACGCCCGTCACGACACCGAGCCGGGCGGAGGCGCTGCGGCGGGTCAGGCGCTACAACCACCTCACCATCGGTTGGAACGTCGTCGAGGGCGTCGTCGCCATCGGCGCGGGCGTCGTGGCGGGGTCGATCGGCCTGATCGCCTTCGGCCTCGACTCGGCGGTGGAGGTCTCGACCTCGCTGGTGCTGGCGTGGCGGCTCGCGCAGGAACGCCGCGGCGGCTGCATGGACCGCTACGACCGGCGCGCCACCAAGCTCATCGCGGCCTGCTTCGCGGTCCTGGCCGCCTACGTCGCGTTCGAGGCGGTCGGCCAACTGCTCGACCGGCAGGCACCCGACGTCAGCGTGGTCGGCATGGCGTTGGCCGCGGTGTCGGTGGTGGTGATGCCGCTGCTGGCGCGGGCGAAGAAGCAGCTCGGGCCGGTGCTCGGCTCCCAGGCCGTCGTGTCCGAGTCGCGTCAGACGGAGCTGTGCGCGTGGTTGTCGGCGGTGCTGCTCGTCGGGCTCGGGCTCAACGCGACGCTCGGCTGGTGGTGGGCCGACCCCGTGGCGGCGCTGGCGCTGGCCGGCTTCGCTACTCGCGAGGCCGTGGGGACCTGGCGCGCCGAGGGTCTCGAGGACACCTGCTGCGGCTGA
- a CDS encoding ArsR/SmtB family transcription factor — translation MDANTDTCAVIDLDGLTRLGSALADDTRRRLLVALARGPGYPAELAVELGESRQKVSNHLACLRDCGLVVVEPEGRRMRYELVDARLGRALRDLAELMLSLDAGRRSAERSR, via the coding sequence ATGGACGCCAACACCGACACCTGTGCCGTGATCGACCTCGACGGGCTGACCCGCCTGGGCAGCGCCCTGGCCGACGACACCCGTCGCCGGCTGTTGGTGGCACTGGCTCGCGGACCCGGCTACCCGGCCGAGCTCGCGGTCGAGCTCGGCGAGTCGCGCCAGAAGGTCTCGAACCATCTCGCGTGTCTGCGGGACTGCGGCCTGGTGGTCGTCGAACCCGAGGGCCGTCGGATGCGTTACGAACTCGTCGACGCCCGGCTCGGTCGGGCCCTGCGCGACCTGGCCGAGCTGATGCTGTCGCTGGACGCGGGGCGTCGCTCAGCAGAGCGATCGCGATGA
- the hutH gene encoding histidine ammonia-lyase, with protein sequence MEILALGARPLRLDDVVAVARGTATVTLDDDALTRLHDARAHVEHLAHQDTPVYGVSTGFGALATRHIPPEQRAQLQRSLVRSHAAGSGPAVEREVVRAMMLLRLKTLASGHTGVRPEVAATLADLLSAGITPVVHEYGSLGCSGDLAPLAAVALALMGEGEVEGPGGRMPAAEALRATGIAPVELAEKEGLALINGTDGMLGMLALTIADLTGLLRVADVAAAMSVEALLGTDRVFAADLQALRPHPGQAASASNLRRLLDGSAIMASHRTPDCTRVQDAYSLRCAPQVAGAARDTLDHARLVAERELASSIDNPVLTGDGRVESNGNFHGAPVAYVLDFLAIPTADVASMSERRTDRFLDVARNAGLPPFLADDPGVDSGHMIAQYTAAGVVAELKRLAVPASVDSIPSSAMQEDHVSMGWSAGRKLRRAVDGLARVLAVEVLTAARALDLRAPLAPSPATAAARDLLRLTVPGPGPDRHLAPELEATAVAIRSGALLAAVEAVTGPLD encoded by the coding sequence ATGGAGATCCTCGCCCTCGGTGCCCGCCCGCTGCGCCTCGACGACGTCGTGGCCGTCGCCCGCGGCACGGCGACCGTCACGCTGGACGACGACGCGCTGACGCGCCTGCACGACGCCCGCGCCCACGTGGAGCACCTCGCCCACCAGGACACGCCCGTGTACGGGGTGTCGACCGGCTTCGGGGCGCTCGCGACCCGCCACATCCCGCCCGAGCAGCGCGCCCAGCTGCAGCGCTCGCTGGTGCGCTCGCACGCGGCCGGCTCCGGACCGGCGGTCGAGCGCGAGGTCGTGCGCGCCATGATGCTGCTGCGCCTGAAGACGCTCGCGTCCGGCCACACCGGCGTGCGGCCCGAGGTCGCCGCCACGCTCGCCGACCTGCTCTCCGCGGGCATCACCCCGGTCGTGCACGAGTACGGCTCCCTGGGCTGCTCGGGCGACCTGGCCCCGCTGGCCGCGGTCGCCCTGGCGTTGATGGGCGAGGGCGAGGTGGAGGGCCCCGGCGGCCGCATGCCGGCGGCCGAGGCGCTGCGCGCCACCGGGATCGCTCCGGTCGAGCTGGCCGAGAAGGAGGGGCTCGCGCTCATCAACGGCACCGACGGCATGCTCGGCATGCTGGCGCTCACGATCGCGGACCTGACCGGTCTGCTGCGGGTCGCCGACGTCGCGGCCGCGATGAGCGTCGAGGCACTGCTCGGCACCGACCGGGTGTTCGCCGCCGACCTGCAGGCGCTGCGCCCACATCCCGGCCAGGCCGCCAGCGCCTCGAACCTGCGCCGACTCCTCGACGGCTCGGCGATCATGGCCAGCCACCGCACGCCCGACTGCACCCGGGTGCAGGACGCCTACTCGCTGCGGTGCGCACCCCAGGTCGCCGGCGCCGCCCGGGACACCCTCGACCACGCCCGGCTGGTCGCCGAGCGCGAGCTGGCGTCGTCGATCGACAATCCGGTGCTCACCGGCGACGGGCGGGTCGAGTCCAACGGCAACTTCCACGGCGCCCCGGTCGCCTACGTGCTGGACTTCCTCGCCATCCCGACCGCCGACGTCGCCTCGATGTCCGAGCGGCGCACCGACCGGTTCCTCGATGTCGCCCGCAACGCCGGTCTGCCGCCGTTCCTCGCCGACGACCCCGGCGTGGACTCGGGCCACATGATCGCCCAGTACACCGCGGCAGGCGTCGTCGCCGAGCTCAAACGGCTGGCCGTGCCCGCCTCGGTGGACTCCATCCCGTCCTCGGCGATGCAGGAGGACCACGTCTCGATGGGCTGGTCGGCGGGCCGCAAGCTGCGCCGCGCCGTCGACGGTCTGGCGCGGGTGTTGGCGGTCGAGGTGCTCACGGCCGCCCGGGCGCTGGACCTGCGGGCCCCCCTCGCGCCGTCGCCGGCGACCGCCGCGGCGCGCGACCTGCTGCGCCTCACCGTTCCCGGACCCGGCCCCGACCGCCACCTCGCCCCGGAGCTCGAGGCCACCGCCGTCGCGATCCGCTCCGGCGCACTGCTGGCGGCGGTCGAGGCCGTCACCGGCCCGCTGGACTGA